The following coding sequences are from one Halorubrum sp. BOL3-1 window:
- a CDS encoding TrkH family potassium uptake protein — protein MSGRTRIRVGWQASLGLTGDVLTYLAVPLSFPLLLSFYYGESPLPFLVAVGVTLAVGAGFQRVQDPEVNLGPREAFLAVALIWLLVAGVGAIPFVVAGVGTVAHPVNAMFESMSGLTTTGATVLRDFSLHSRSVLMWRQVIQWLGGLGILILATAVLSEIGVGGAQLMESETQTRDIDKLTPKISQTARLIWGIYVGLTALAVLVYFGLGLAVDPQMDLYNAVAHAFTSVATAGFSPEPLSVGAFHPLIQWAVVPFMVIGSTSFVLIYFAINGEPMRLLRNEEFHFYLGAMGALASIVAVGLFLDPGSTFGAEGTIRHAVFNVASFVTTTGYASTDYVQWAPAAKHMLFMGMFIGGMVGSTTCSIKSLRWLVALKSFRRNLYTASHPEAVRPVRISGKPIDEEAIRDIYAYLLLSLVIFFLLAVVIVVDAERGDAPVTEFEALGAAATTFLNIGPAFGDAGPYGTFATFPMTTRAVMIVLMWIGRIEIIPVLVLFTKGFWTS, from the coding sequence ATGTCCGGGCGAACGCGGATACGGGTCGGCTGGCAGGCCAGCCTCGGACTCACCGGCGACGTCCTCACGTACCTCGCCGTCCCGCTGTCGTTCCCGCTCCTCCTGTCGTTCTACTACGGCGAGTCGCCGCTCCCCTTCCTCGTCGCCGTCGGCGTCACGCTCGCGGTCGGTGCCGGGTTTCAACGGGTCCAAGACCCCGAGGTGAACCTCGGCCCGCGCGAGGCGTTCCTCGCGGTGGCGCTCATCTGGCTGCTCGTCGCCGGGGTGGGCGCGATCCCGTTCGTCGTCGCCGGCGTGGGCACCGTCGCGCACCCCGTCAACGCGATGTTCGAGTCGATGAGCGGCCTGACGACCACGGGCGCGACCGTCCTACGTGACTTCTCGCTCCACTCGCGGTCCGTGCTGATGTGGCGTCAGGTGATCCAGTGGCTCGGCGGACTGGGAATTCTCATCCTGGCGACGGCGGTCCTCTCGGAGATCGGGGTCGGCGGCGCACAGCTGATGGAGTCGGAGACGCAGACGCGGGACATCGACAAGCTCACGCCGAAGATCTCACAGACCGCCCGGCTCATCTGGGGGATCTACGTCGGTCTCACGGCGCTCGCGGTCCTCGTGTACTTCGGTCTCGGGCTGGCCGTCGACCCGCAGATGGACCTGTACAACGCGGTCGCCCACGCGTTCACGTCGGTCGCGACCGCCGGCTTCTCGCCGGAGCCGCTCTCGGTCGGCGCCTTTCACCCGCTCATCCAGTGGGCGGTCGTCCCGTTCATGGTGATCGGGTCGACGAGCTTCGTCCTCATTTACTTCGCCATCAACGGCGAGCCGATGCGGCTCCTCCGCAACGAGGAGTTCCACTTCTACCTCGGCGCGATGGGGGCGCTCGCGTCGATCGTCGCGGTCGGCCTGTTCCTCGACCCGGGAAGCACCTTCGGCGCCGAGGGGACGATACGCCACGCCGTCTTCAACGTCGCCTCGTTCGTGACGACGACCGGGTACGCCAGCACCGACTACGTGCAGTGGGCGCCCGCGGCCAAGCACATGCTGTTCATGGGGATGTTCATCGGCGGGATGGTCGGGTCGACCACCTGTTCGATCAAGTCGCTGCGGTGGCTGGTCGCGCTGAAGTCGTTCCGGCGGAACCTCTACACCGCCTCCCACCCGGAGGCGGTGCGGCCGGTCCGGATCTCGGGGAAGCCGATCGACGAGGAGGCGATCCGCGACATCTACGCGTACCTCCTCCTCAGCCTCGTCATCTTCTTCCTGCTCGCCGTCGTGATCGTCGTCGACGCCGAGCGCGGCGACGCCCCGGTCACCGAGTTCGAGGCGCTCGGCGCCGCGGCGACGACGTTCCTCAACATCGGTCCGGCGTTCGGCGACGCGGGACCATACGGGACGTTCGCGACCTTCCCGATGACGACGCGGGCCGTGATGATCGTCCTGATGTGGATCGGGCGGATCGAGATCATCCCGGTGCTCGTGCTGTTCACGAAGGGGTTCTGGACGTCGTGA